The following nucleotide sequence is from Acyrthosiphon pisum isolate AL4f chromosome A2, pea_aphid_22Mar2018_4r6ur, whole genome shotgun sequence.
ataaaaataaggtgagctgtgtttaaaaaaaataaccttgtacctatgtattaaaaaatattatttaaaatattaattagtacctaataaatatactatttattattgtcaattggtaaataaattgtattaactcATATACtaagggttttttttaattaaatgtaaggTCGTGTAACGTTTACAatcgctataatatattattagtcacGGACACAAACACTAGTGACAGATTATAGCGCTCCTAGTGGTGTTTTTTAGCCGAtagatttaaatcaaaatagaCACCGGATAATGCATATCATCAGGTTCGCACACAGGGAGATAAGATGCGCAATTCGCAATCGTTATTGTGACAAGTACTTACCTTGGCATGATGCTAAATGGCGAACAGAAGTAGCGTAAGCGAATTGGGTAGATTATTAAAGAAACTtaaagaacataaaaaaattaaagaaacgAATGACGTGATTAGGCGAGTTACACACACAAATATCTGCAGACGTCTGAAGCCGAACtccaaattaataatgattaatgatactACCTATGATAATGATTACGGTCGCCACTATCAAATTTTCGCCACCGTtcaccggcggcggcggcggcaaacACGACAGTGTTACCTACAACACAACGCGGTCATCGCATATTTACGACGTTTTTATCGTATCGttagaatttagaaatataaaattgtaaaatatacacgtaatatacatttaaattttacaacatcaacgaaactcaattttttttgttagacacctacaaaatatcaataaaatatgctGCGGTTTATGGGCACCTGTTCTTATGTATACCCTGTGCTTGGAGGAACCCGTTCaaaggaatccgttcctttgaTTTCGTTCTATTTTTAGGAACTTATCGGGAACGTAGTTCCTTTTTCATGTTTAGGAACGTACTGAAATTTCGTTCACTTTTTAGAGGAACGTGAACGATTTTTTTCGTTCCTTCTTTCgttcattgatttttaaataaaagtaattaaatcatttatagaACTAAAAggaagaaaattttaaaaatgtatagcttcTTTTGaaatttagtacctaatatgaagagctataaaaataaacctgtatacgatattattgaTAATGTTTACAATATGTTTACAATATCAATTAAGGAATAACTACTTTTTTGATCAATTGTGATTCAACTAGATAGTCacagtgcatattataatgtattaaccgTATCAGACTCGCGGGCAAAGGACTGGTTATTGTGCATACAAATCTTTTATTCCAATTTTCATTTAAGATAaatgataaacatattataaataaagttcaacattttttttatatgtataatggacaaaaatcatttttacattcaaaatataaaaactcttgctctacttttcaaaatatgtaggtactgatGAAATCATGAAAATGGTTATTCATGATATAGGTACTGCCCTatagatttacaaattattcaagAGATATCTTCAAATGCATTTATGAACCAGAACtagaatataggtacttgaaacttattaATTGTAGTTTTCTTgtttacatttgataaaaacactaataatagtgaagtaataatattttaactacatgTTTACACATTTAACTtaactaaacattattaattgtgtaattattataaaaagttaaatgtattatgaatacTTAAGAACTAAAAATAGTATTAGATACTTTAGGtttattctttataattgtaaaatcataaaaaataataagtatatcgTTAATTAGAACTAAATGTATGTAttgattatgatataaatacataaaacatagataataatattttaatgttatataatacaattatttatcattttcgacagtatcattgaattcagtaTCAGAATATGAATGGTTTTTATAAGTCTAAGCATCCATAATTtcatctttattattttctcgAGTGCTTCCATGACTGCTTTGACgatatttaaagattaaatcGTTGAAAATCTGGAtgaaattttcatgaaattcaGCCTCcggtgatatttttattttgactggCTGAAAAAatgagtaattattaaaaactaagaaTAATACATTCATGGTTTCAGCCAAGAATTAATTgctatagctaaggattgaagaTGTTTAACAAGATttaccaaaatatcaaaatatatataaataatcacagtatttttattatatatattttaggttcaaatttggacgaaattagatatttaaacaaagataaatgattttagtaattttatttaaatgtaaagatATTatctgtagatacttgaaacttttaaattaggtatattattcaatttataatattttattatattttacacacacacaatataacgttttcaaatgcaatttttttgaaaaaattaattcatcctGCTGTTTACTAAATTAATgtctaatggtaaaataaattacttatttaatggcaataatatgataaattttacGTAGTAATACAGGCTGACAGACTTTCTTCgctcataattgttttttttattaacaatgattttatatagttgtcaaatttaacacatccaatacaatattatactgaccATTTGGACATCCACTGTATAGCACAGTGGTAGGCAATCACTTGACTacttttctttataattaatgGTGATAAGTATTTGTCatttacttatacaatataaacattttaacagccTAATCATAAATAGATGTGACAAGATAACATAAACAATGTTTATAGCTGGCTAAACTATCAACTTtgcatgtttttacatttttaagtatttgggGGATATAAGTCTCAAACCCTGGTCAGCCTATCACCTTACAAACTAATTTTTTTGGTTGATTTATTGTGTACATCGTATTTTATGttctttatatcttaaattcatcattttattaataatgttttaatttattttttgtgatagctgtaaaatctataataaatgtCCACTAAAAGATATTTCACCaagtatattcattatttactttTCTTCCAACATGAAATTTTATCATACAGTTTAGTAGAGGATATtctaagaaaacaatttaagttatttgttatttgttgtttgtgatttaaaatttcatatttgtttaaatactttttaagtagaATATTGAGATGGAGTAACTTACAGTGATTATCATTCAAGAGGATGTGACAACTGCAttttttgtctccgtcttacaaatgtacaacatagcaaaaactttTCTCACACcatatatttgttgtaaaactACCAATTTTTCACAATacgtaaagaagaactttatctgtgcaacagcgtgatttttttttaatagcactatccaatcattttttataagcaaatgaaaaaaacaaaaaacccaaatgtttagaagcaaataactttaattgtatttatgttatctaaaatatgggcaCACTGTTtcatagataattttccaccctatatgttcagaaatttgGAGCCATTATTACAAACACAGAACGATACAAATTGTTccgtgcaaaacagtttttgttaagtttacatttgtaagacagagacaacacatgcgagtgtGACGTCCTCTTGAGTGTtctattaaataacataatgcatgtgaaattatttttaattacataaaccTGATAAATCATCAATATAGAACCGAAATTGCAAAATAGAAAGCaattttaagttgaattaaatcATTGAGATCTAGATTGATCAAGAACAAATAGTAATATCTTATTGTTAgatcagataaaataataagctTAACTTGCCACTGAATAAGATCAGTTTATTTGgtgtcatatttttattttgaggcATGTATATGCATTaagaaatattaacatttagtctattaaaatatactaccaAAATGTCTAGGCATGATAAATGATTACATACAGTTCTAAACTATTGTAAATGTAATCttaataaatttagaaaaaaaatattattataggtactgttgcTTATTGGAAACAgacagataaaaatatttaaatgaacaaagtatcttactaaatattataagtaaaaatattttttttttttggtaaagttatttattaacatgctattctaaattttataattaaaatgtattctaggGAACACAAatgttattatgatgtattattattaaatgtataaacaattttgttaattacctaggtcatttaaattgtataatatatggtgtataactttaatatatgGCATACAATTCATAAgcactaaaattaattagataaatttaattacattgcGGCAAGGGTTTATGTTCGTTTTATAATCTTCTAGACTCCGCTAACATTTCTGCAGCTGTTGTTTTATTATCCTTGGGCATATTTTCTCCAGAACATACAGGCTATAcgtcaaatataaaaatgtaataaatattaatttaaataaaaataatattgcattgatCACTCACAGTGTACAAAAAAAACAGGTCTATTGTTACGATTGTGTTAGAAAAACCACAACACTTTTAGCCAGTTAACTAAAATATGTGATGGAAAAGATAAACTAaactaagtaaataaaataatatactagcaaccatgacaaattagataggtatcatcacagaaTTTTGATACGCATTCTCCGCTTTTTACTTTGCCTTTATCATAGTTCGccacttcttattggctgtcaatcatatacatacatatataacatagaacaaaatcaaccaatgaaAACTGGAGAGCTACGATATAAGCCGGATGTGAAGGAGAtgcgtatctactgcgcaatactagtacaactgtgatgatacctgtCTAATTTGTTATGCTAGCAACTTACTAATGAATGAGAGTGAAAAACGTATACAACAAACACAATTAACaaagtacctactcaaaataAACTATTACCGATTCATATCTAAGCCTGTATTTTGTCTTTACGGAATTTGGACTATCGTGTGAAATTCGCAGTTGACTGGCATGCCTTTGTGGGGGTAAtggcattttatttatttcgatgGCTGCTGTCGttaatacctaaaaattaaaacagttggTCATAAGCTCTAAGTCTTAGTtttagttgtaattaaaattaacaaatttataacattgaattaagtgaattcatttatttttgtgaataatgGTCCATTCTTTTGTCACCATTCAACATCTTTTGTTGCAAGATGTTTGAACATAACAAATCtatacaataacattaaaaaaatgtatattggcaTTAGGAGGTGAAATTGATTTTAGTCAAAATTATCTTACTTTGCGCGGAGGAGGTCCAGGAAACACTCCGCCTTGCGCCATTTGAATTGCTAGTTTCACATCGTCAGCATCAACATTCTTCTTTTCCGCCGAGTTTGACAATGCCTTAGCGTCTTCCAATAATTGAGTAGTGTAtcctaatgaataaaataaaaactattcataACAGCGAAAAACCATTAACATTTGTttcattgtattaaatattactgtAGTTAAACtccaaaaaatgatttaagacTTGTTGATCATATTCAACAATTCCTAGATCCTCCATCATTGACACGATGATTTGACTGTCTTTgggcatattattttttccttctGTAGACTCCATTTTATCAAATCGAATTGTAAtgatttgaattaataataagattataacAACAAAAAGTTGTATCAAAGATTAacaaacaatgatattaaactctttacttttttaaagtacGCACTGATTAcagaaattaatgtaatatcCGTCTTATCTCGTCTCGGTACTACGTCTTTACAGTGTGGTCTAAACAGTTGTAAACAAAGATGCcacgtaaataaaaaattgctaaTATCCATAGTCgcacattatattacattatatatatgggCGGTTCCACAAACAccaactgataagtgataacacgaATGCACAGATTCTCTGACggcttatataataaattaccattgtaataatactacctacgataaataataatgacattaaataattacactGTAGTGTAAaaccgataaataataatatagaccgTGCACTTCGTCTACgtcattattacataattttcagaattgtatttacttattattatcaacgCTAATTAATCATCGCCGAGGTTTTTTGTCGACAATACCCAATCGTCATAGATAGGCGATAAAGAACGGACGGGCCACGGAAAGACGTACAGAAGTAATGTTAcgttaatattcaatattacgaACTAAAGCCCGGGCCCATAAACGGAGTGGGTATTCCGCCGCGTTTTACGTCGAATTAAAAATGCGTTCGTGGTTTGTATCGGAGCAGCTAATACACGACGGTCGTTTTACGCAGGTCGGCTTGCGTTTTCTGCCGCGTCGTGTGCGGCGTACCTATGCTCCGATATAAACCGATGCATTATTAATCCGACGGAAAACACTGCAGAATACgccgtgtacctatatagccccgaccaaaaatatattagtttcgcattatattattataatataatatcttagtgATGGGGCATTAGCTCTTATCGTACGgtcacaaacaataatattaggagGACGCTGCCCGTACGTATTTTGTTTTCTCCGTCGTACAAACGCACGACATACCAAAGTATTGTCGTTCAGTAGTTTCAGTGGTGTGccgttagttttgatactagagtgaattgacctgttataaaacttttaggcaagaacattatctgtgcttacgcgttgccgatttttcaaaattttcagttTCAAGCAAGATAGGGGTATGTGAAGTgtcagaaattaaaaatgctcatgtctcgctagaaaataaaatttaaaatatcgaataagaTACAACGCTTAAGCAATGAtagataatgtaattatttaaaaaatgtataattattggttAAATCACTCtattatcaaaactaacagcacacagTTGGAACTAGTCGACGAAAATGTGCCTTGTCCGCgtgtgtaagacgaagacaacaaatgtagGTATTGGTAGCATCCTCTTTAAACGGTCACCTTTGTGAGACGGAAGATAATATCTGCTTTTTGGAAACCACAAACTAAGATATTATACCCGTAGATTAATTTATAGAATGCATAGGCCATTTACGATTATCATACGGGTACGAATATGAAATTATAGACATAGATAGACGTCTTATCATAACTAAATTGatgtataagtacataatattatattatatacgtactatGATAAGACCTCTGCTAGAACGAGAGGCAATGATACAAAcagtctttctctcttccccattcCGTCACGCATCTCtctctatacctataataacaataataaaactttgTCGTTTTTACCGTGACGTTTTTTCCGTGTCGATTTTTACCGATTACCTACCAACTGATAcatagcaaggctgggcaagttaacgatttttttaacttgttaagttaagttattttaaaataattaagttaagttaagttaaaagttactcgtattttttttcgttaacacgttaagttaaaagttaactttgaaaaaaaagtaacttaacttagtgtaaagttaaaatttgctaatttgcaaaaaaaaaaattccagtcatattataatatggtttattagatagtttttctttacgtccaagaaaattactgggtaaatttaaaatgatacatcatagtaaaaacacattaaaaatttgcgttattcttcggacgaaaattaacttaatttagatatttttggaataaaattaactttaagttaacacgttaatcttgaaaaaaagtaacttattaagttaaaagttgatttgaaaaaacaagtaacgagttaattaacttaacaaaacttaattttaatttttaactcgttaataccCAGCCTTGATACATAGTAACATAatgacacaaataatataacattcaaaactatc
It contains:
- the LOC100574540 gene encoding transcription initiation factor TFIID subunit 9-like, which produces MESTEGKNNMPKDSQIIVSMMEDLGIVEYDQQVLNHFLEFNYRYTTQLLEDAKALSNSAEKKNVDADDVKLAIQMAQGGVFPGPPPRKVLTTAAIEINKMPLPPQRHASQLRISHDSPNSVKTKYRLRYESPVCSGENMPKDNKTTAAEMLAESRRL